The Brevundimonas vesicularis genome includes the window GGTCAGGTCGCAGCCGACGGCCCAGCCGACGATAGCGACGCCGCCATCCTTGCCCGGCCCGATCGCGGCGACCAGCTCGGCCTCGTAGTGCAGGTTTGCGGTCGCAGACGGATAGGATGGGTTTGCGCCGTCCGAGACGATGGCGTCGCCCGGCTTGGTGAAGAAGAAAGGCGTCTGCTTGTCAGGGTCCGACCCCATTTCGCGCGCATGGGCGGCGTAGTTCTGGCCCACGCACAGAATGCGGCGAACGGGGAACCGCTGGTCCGATCCGACGATCGGCAAGGACGGGGCGGGGCGGGGCGCGAACAGCCATTGGGTCATGGCGTCCGTTCTAGTGCGGCGAAAAGCCCGTGGCGAGAGGCGCACGCTCGACCCACCTAAAGGAACCTCGTTGCACATGTGGCGTTGCAACACGGGGTTCTCTATTCTACCGCCAAGCTTTCAACGGAGCGCGCACCATGGCCACCACCAAGGCTCGAGAAGATATCAAGGCCGACCTGAAGACCCTCAAGGAGGATCTGAAGACCGGCGCCCGCGAAGAGACCCAACGCCTGCGCGACAAGGCCGCCGAGGCCGAAGCCAAGCTGCGCGCCAAGAGCGACGAAGTCCGCGAGCAGGCCCGCAGCTATTACGACGAGGCCCGCGTGAAGGGTCGCGAATATTATGACGACGCGGCCGAACGCTTCGATGAGGCGCAACGCTATGTCGTCGAGCGCGTGCAGGAGCGTCCGCTGCAATCGACCGCCGTGGCGCTCGGCGTCGGCGTCATCCTCGGCATGCTGCTGGCCGGCCGCCGTCGCTGATGTTCAAGGGCATCGTCAAAAAACTGGTGGCGACGGCTGTCGTCGCCGCCAGTGCGTTCCTGGCCGTCGTCTTCCTGGGCGTGGCCATCTTCTATGCGCTCAGCCTGACGCTGACGCCGCTCGGCGCGGCGGCCGTGACCTTTGGTCTGTTCGCCCTGGTCGCCCTGATCGTGGCGCTGGTCTTCCTGAAGGGCGACAAGCACGACGACGCCGAAGAGGAAGATGAGCCTGAGGGCCTGCTGGGCAAGGTGATCCACATCGTTCGCGAGCGGCCGATCGTCGGCGCCGTGGGCGGTCTGGGCGCCGCCTTCCTGCTGCTACGCAACCCGGCTCTGGCGGCGATCGTCGCCAGCATGGTCGCGGATCGCAAGATGGATCAGGGCGGCTATTCGCGTCGTCGCCGTCGATAGGCGATGGAACGGCCAGGCGACCCTGGCGTTGATGATGCAGACCGACGAACGGCTCCCGGGTCGCCGACGGCAACATCAACTCAGGAGAGCTAAACCCATGATGCGCTGGGCAATTATCTTCCTCGTCGTGGCCCTCGTCGCGGCCGTTCTCGGCTTCGGCGGCATTGCGAACTTCTCGTTCGAGATCGCGAAG containing:
- a CDS encoding DUF883 family protein, encoding MATTKAREDIKADLKTLKEDLKTGAREETQRLRDKAAEAEAKLRAKSDEVREQARSYYDEARVKGREYYDDAAERFDEAQRYVVERVQERPLQSTAVALGVGVILGMLLAGRRR
- a CDS encoding DUF1328 domain-containing protein; the protein is MMRWAIIFLVVALVAAVLGFGGIANFSFEIAKFVAVVAIILFVIALVAGGLRGRGAPRL